One genomic segment of Virgibacillus doumboii includes these proteins:
- the pckA gene encoding phosphoenolpyruvate carboxykinase (ATP), giving the protein MKTVEQSLLLKDLLSHNNLQRNLAVPRLVEKIRSRGEGVLTATGAVRATTGKYTGRSPKDKFIVRDEECEEFIDWGLVNQAIDEESFDKLHEKVVAYLKDKNEIFLFNGFAGADAKYRLPIQVINEYAWHNLFARQLFITPTDEELKDHQSEFTIVSAPTFKADPEVDGTNSETFILVSFKKRVILIGGTEYAGEIKKSIFSVMNYLLPRQDILSMHCSANVGQEGDVALFFGLSGTGKTTLSADPYRRLIGDDEHGWSPNGIFNIEGGCYAKCINLSQEKEPQIYNAIRFGSVLENVVLDDESREPDYDDTSLTENTRAAYPLENIDNIVSPSVAGHPNTIIFLTADASGTLPPISKLTKEQAMYHFLSGYTSKLAGTERGVTEPQATFSACFGSPFLPLAPSTYANMLGEKIDQYNSNVFLVNTGWTGGSYGVGKRMKLSYTRAMVHSALEGELNSAETTKDDIFGLEIPMHVPGVPDEVLVPINTWADKAAYEEEAKSLAKKFHENFKKFKLASDEIKQAGPIWKPE; this is encoded by the coding sequence ATGAAAACGGTGGAACAATCGCTTTTATTGAAAGATTTACTTTCGCATAACAATTTACAAAGGAACCTGGCTGTGCCTCGCTTAGTAGAAAAAATACGTTCAAGAGGTGAGGGAGTATTAACTGCAACAGGAGCAGTCAGGGCTACTACAGGAAAATATACAGGTCGTTCCCCAAAGGATAAATTTATCGTACGTGACGAAGAATGTGAAGAATTTATAGATTGGGGACTTGTAAACCAGGCAATTGATGAAGAGTCATTTGATAAATTACATGAAAAAGTTGTTGCTTACTTAAAAGATAAAAATGAAATATTCCTGTTCAATGGATTTGCAGGGGCAGATGCAAAATACCGCCTGCCAATTCAGGTAATTAATGAATATGCATGGCATAACCTATTTGCCCGTCAATTATTTATTACACCAACTGATGAAGAATTAAAAGACCATCAATCAGAGTTTACTATTGTGTCTGCTCCTACATTTAAAGCAGATCCGGAAGTGGACGGTACAAATTCCGAAACATTTATTCTCGTTTCATTTAAAAAACGAGTCATCTTAATTGGCGGTACCGAGTATGCTGGTGAAATCAAAAAATCCATTTTTTCTGTCATGAATTACTTACTTCCCCGACAGGACATATTATCAATGCACTGTTCAGCCAATGTCGGACAGGAAGGTGACGTAGCTTTGTTCTTCGGGCTTTCAGGAACGGGCAAAACGACATTATCAGCAGATCCGTACCGACGCCTTATTGGTGATGACGAGCACGGCTGGAGTCCGAATGGTATTTTTAACATTGAAGGCGGCTGTTACGCCAAATGTATTAATCTATCACAGGAAAAAGAACCGCAAATTTATAATGCAATCCGATTCGGTTCCGTGCTTGAAAACGTAGTCCTTGATGACGAATCACGTGAACCTGATTATGATGATACATCCTTGACAGAAAACACTCGTGCAGCCTATCCGCTGGAAAACATTGATAATATTGTTTCACCAAGTGTAGCCGGGCATCCAAACACAATCATTTTTTTAACTGCTGATGCATCCGGAACACTGCCGCCAATCAGCAAGCTGACAAAAGAACAGGCAATGTACCATTTTCTGAGTGGATACACGAGTAAACTTGCTGGTACAGAACGTGGTGTAACAGAGCCACAGGCAACATTCTCAGCCTGTTTTGGTTCACCATTCCTGCCACTTGCGCCATCAACATATGCGAACATGCTTGGTGAGAAAATTGACCAGTACAATTCAAATGTATTCCTGGTAAATACAGGATGGACTGGTGGTTCATATGGCGTTGGTAAACGCATGAAACTTTCTTATACCAGGGCAATGGTACACTCCGCACTCGAAGGTGAACTTAATTCAGCTGAAACAACCAAGGATGACATCTTTGGGTTGGAAATCCCAATGCATGTACCTGGTGTACCTGATGAAGTTTTAGTACCAATAAACACATGGGCAGATAAAGCTGCTTATGAAGAAGAAGCAAAATCACTCGCAAAGAAATTTCATGAGAACTTTAAAAAGTTCAAACTTGCAAGTGATGAAATCAAGCAAGCAGGTCCAATTTGGAAACCTGAATAA
- the metK gene encoding methionine adenosyltransferase, protein MAVNRRLFTSESVTEGHPDKICDQISDAILDEILSKDPNARVACETTVTTGLVLVSGEITTTTYVDIPAIVRQTIKDIGYTRAKYGFDAETCAVLTAIDEQSADIAGGVDTALEARQGKMSDEEIASIGAGDQGLMFGFACDETNELMPLPISLAHKLAKRLADMRKEKVLDYLRPDGKTQVTIEYDENDNPVKVDTIVISTQHHQDIKREQIESDLIEHVIRPVVPAGLLDDTTKYIINPTGRFVIGGPQGDAGLTGRKIIVDTYGGYARHGGGAFSGKDSTKVDRSAAYAARYVAKNIVAADLAKTCEVQLAYAIGVAEPVSISINTFGTGVVSEEELVAAVRKLFDLRPAGIIRMLDLQRPIFRNTAAYGHFGRTDILFPWEKTDKTEELQALVKQ, encoded by the coding sequence ATGGCTGTAAATCGTCGTTTATTTACATCTGAATCTGTAACGGAAGGACATCCGGATAAAATATGTGATCAGATTTCAGATGCGATACTGGATGAAATTTTATCAAAAGACCCAAATGCAAGGGTAGCCTGCGAGACAACAGTAACAACAGGCTTAGTATTAGTCTCAGGGGAAATTACTACTACTACTTATGTGGATATTCCTGCAATCGTTCGTCAAACAATTAAGGATATCGGCTATACTCGGGCAAAATACGGCTTTGACGCTGAAACATGCGCAGTGCTGACAGCCATTGATGAACAATCTGCTGATATTGCAGGCGGGGTTGATACTGCATTGGAAGCTCGTCAAGGGAAAATGAGTGATGAAGAGATAGCATCAATCGGTGCTGGTGACCAGGGATTGATGTTTGGATTCGCCTGTGATGAGACAAATGAATTAATGCCGTTGCCTATTTCACTTGCCCATAAACTGGCAAAAAGGCTTGCAGATATGCGTAAAGAAAAAGTATTGGATTATTTGCGCCCTGATGGTAAAACACAAGTCACGATTGAGTATGATGAAAACGATAACCCGGTTAAAGTGGATACGATCGTCATTTCAACTCAGCACCATCAGGATATTAAGAGGGAACAGATTGAATCGGATCTGATTGAACATGTAATTCGTCCAGTTGTGCCAGCAGGTCTGCTGGATGATACGACAAAGTATATTATTAACCCGACAGGCCGCTTCGTCATTGGCGGGCCGCAGGGAGATGCGGGTTTGACCGGCCGAAAAATAATTGTTGATACGTACGGTGGATATGCACGCCATGGCGGGGGAGCTTTCAGTGGCAAGGATTCCACTAAGGTGGACCGTTCAGCAGCATATGCAGCACGTTATGTTGCTAAAAATATTGTTGCTGCCGATCTGGCAAAAACATGTGAAGTTCAGCTCGCGTATGCAATTGGAGTTGCCGAACCTGTTTCGATTTCCATTAATACATTTGGAACGGGTGTTGTCAGTGAAGAAGAATTGGTTGCAGCAGTGCGTAAATTATTTGATCTACGCCCGGCGGGAATCATCCGAATGCTCGATTTGCAGCGTCCAATATTCAGAAATACTGCAGCATATGGTCATTTTGGCAGAACAGATATCCTGTTCCCATGGGAAAAAACAGATAAGACAGAAGAATTGCAGGCATTAGTAAAACAATAA
- the asnB gene encoding asparagine synthase (glutamine-hydrolyzing) — protein MCGFIGMIRSNPSTPNDESKNLFKKQNNIISHRGPDDEGYYHDEYISFGFRRLSIIDLECGHQPLSYDDDKIWLIFNGEIYNYVELRKELLEEGYEFATESDTEVIAALFAKHKENAFQYLRGMFSILVWDKEQETLYGARDPFGIKPLFYHETDEGTVFASEKKSIALFMENEEVDNDALQHYLSFQFVPEPMTMTKGVNKVEPGHYFIKKPDKPMKFERYWHATFTPVLMDKQDWIRRIQDVMYDSVNVHMRSDVPVGSFLSGGIDSTIIVAMAKKFNPNIKTFSVGFEREGYSEVDVAKETAERLGVENISYIIPPEEYIEKLPKIMWHMDDPLADPSCVPLYFLAREARKHVTVVLSGEGSDELFGGYNIYREPESLKMFNSVPTPAKHLLARVADVMPEGVRGKSFLERGTTPLRERYIGNAKMFEDEEKRQLMKHFNENLSYQNITGKLFDHVQDYPLVNQMQYVDIHTWMRGDILLKADKMTMANSLELRVPFLDKEVFSVAREIPVDMKIANGTTKSILREASRGIIPDHVLDRKKLGFPVPIRHWLKNELNSWAKQLIQESQTDYLLYKSYVLDLLDAHCQGKGDYSRKIWTVLMFMLWHQIFVENKFDIDELSKPDSHIKEITASL, from the coding sequence ATGTGTGGTTTTATCGGTATGATTCGGAGTAACCCAAGTACCCCGAACGATGAAAGTAAAAATTTATTTAAAAAGCAAAACAATATCATTAGCCATAGAGGACCTGATGATGAAGGATATTATCATGATGAATACATATCATTCGGTTTTAGAAGGCTAAGTATTATAGATCTGGAATGCGGACACCAGCCATTGAGTTACGATGATGATAAAATATGGCTTATTTTTAATGGTGAGATTTATAATTATGTGGAGTTACGCAAGGAGTTACTGGAGGAAGGCTATGAATTCGCAACAGAGTCTGATACAGAAGTTATTGCCGCATTGTTTGCAAAACATAAAGAAAATGCCTTTCAATATTTAAGAGGCATGTTTTCCATTCTTGTTTGGGACAAGGAGCAGGAGACACTTTATGGAGCCCGGGATCCGTTCGGCATTAAGCCGTTGTTTTACCATGAAACGGATGAAGGCACGGTTTTTGCTTCGGAAAAGAAAAGCATTGCATTGTTCATGGAAAACGAAGAAGTCGATAATGATGCATTACAGCACTATTTAAGTTTTCAGTTCGTTCCGGAACCAATGACGATGACGAAAGGAGTTAACAAGGTTGAACCGGGACATTATTTTATCAAAAAACCAGACAAGCCGATGAAATTTGAACGTTATTGGCATGCAACGTTTACACCGGTTTTAATGGACAAGCAGGACTGGATCAGGCGGATTCAGGATGTTATGTATGATTCGGTCAATGTGCATATGCGCAGTGACGTTCCGGTTGGATCATTTTTATCCGGTGGGATTGATTCGACAATTATTGTTGCAATGGCAAAAAAATTTAACCCGAATATTAAGACGTTCTCGGTGGGATTTGAGCGGGAAGGCTATTCGGAAGTTGACGTTGCAAAAGAAACTGCTGAAAGATTAGGTGTCGAAAATATTTCATATATTATTCCACCCGAAGAATACATCGAAAAGCTGCCGAAAATTATGTGGCATATGGATGATCCGTTAGCTGATCCATCATGTGTACCACTGTACTTCCTTGCCCGTGAAGCACGGAAACACGTTACTGTTGTGTTGTCAGGTGAAGGGTCCGATGAATTGTTTGGAGGATATAACATTTACCGTGAGCCGGAATCACTGAAAATGTTTAATTCTGTACCGACGCCGGCAAAACATCTTCTGGCCCGGGTAGCAGATGTAATGCCTGAAGGAGTGCGCGGAAAGAGCTTTCTGGAGCGGGGAACAACCCCATTGCGTGAGCGTTATATCGGGAATGCAAAAATGTTTGAAGACGAGGAAAAACGTCAACTAATGAAGCATTTCAATGAAAATTTATCGTATCAGAATATTACTGGGAAACTGTTTGATCATGTGCAGGATTACCCGCTTGTTAACCAGATGCAATACGTTGATATTCATACATGGATGCGCGGTGATATTTTACTGAAGGCCGATAAGATGACGATGGCAAACTCACTTGAGCTGCGTGTTCCTTTTCTAGATAAAGAAGTGTTTAGTGTTGCCCGTGAAATTCCTGTCGATATGAAAATTGCGAACGGCACGACGAAAAGTATTCTGCGTGAGGCGTCGCGTGGAATTATTCCGGACCACGTGCTTGACCGCAAAAAACTTGGATTCCCGGTTCCAATCCGTCATTGGCTAAAAAATGAGCTTAACAGCTGGGCAAAACAACTGATTCAGGAAAGCCAGACCGATTATTTGCTGTACAAGTCATATGTCCTTGATTTGCTTGATGCGCATTGTCAGGGCAAAGGTGATTACAGCCGAAAAATCTGGACCGTTCTGATGTTCATGCTGTGGCATCAAATCTTTGTTGAAAATAAGTTTGATATTGATGAGTTAAGTAAACCAGATAGTCATATTAAAGAAATAACCGCTTCACTTTAA
- a CDS encoding C39 family peptidase, whose protein sequence is MFIHLFLLSCLIALIFILLSSKITLNWVKKSFQLYGTAFMVTAFLIGVVYVNENKAAFARDTVKADTHIVKPTEKYISQYEIKGSVHLDAPHIKQLPELPRGCEVTSLGMLLKYSGVDVDKMELAERVKKDKTPYQTTKNGVYFGNPNNGFVGDMYSFDNPGLGVYHGPIADLAAQYVGIERVYDFTGRNFSEIINQLNQNRPVWVIINAEYNKLPETFFTTWQTEDGPIDITMKEHSVLITGYDQEYIYFNDPLNREEKAPINEFKAAWIQMGKQAITVF, encoded by the coding sequence ATGTTTATACATTTATTCCTGCTGTCCTGTTTAATTGCACTTATTTTTATTTTGCTGAGCAGTAAAATCACCTTAAATTGGGTGAAAAAGTCATTTCAACTATATGGGACTGCATTCATGGTAACAGCATTTCTAATAGGTGTTGTTTATGTGAATGAAAATAAAGCGGCTTTCGCCCGTGATACAGTGAAAGCTGATACGCACATTGTTAAGCCAACTGAGAAATATATTTCACAATATGAAATTAAAGGTTCCGTTCACCTTGACGCACCACACATTAAGCAATTACCGGAGCTGCCACGTGGCTGCGAGGTAACAAGTCTTGGCATGCTGCTAAAGTATAGTGGGGTCGATGTGGATAAAATGGAACTTGCTGAACGAGTCAAAAAGGATAAAACACCATACCAAACGACTAAAAACGGCGTCTACTTCGGTAATCCAAATAACGGGTTTGTTGGTGATATGTATTCATTTGATAATCCCGGACTTGGGGTCTACCATGGACCAATTGCGGACCTCGCTGCTCAGTATGTCGGCATTGAGCGTGTGTACGATTTTACCGGAAGGAACTTTTCAGAAATAATTAATCAGCTCAATCAAAATCGTCCTGTTTGGGTAATTATAAATGCGGAATATAATAAACTGCCTGAAACGTTTTTTACAACATGGCAAACAGAAGATGGTCCAATTGATATAACCATGAAAGAACATTCCGTTTTAATTACTGGTTATGATCAAGAATATATTTATTTTAATGATCCGTTAAACCGGGAAGAAAAGGCGCCAATCAACGAATTTAAAGCTGCATGGATTCAAATGGGAAAACAGGCGATAACGGTCTTCTAA
- a CDS encoding gamma carbonic anhydrase family protein, translating to MIQPYKNTEPQIDKSVFIANDATVVGDVKIDEQSSIWFKTVIRGDVAPTRIGKRVNIQDLSLIYQSPNLPVTVEDGVTVGHQVTLHACTIRNNALVGMGSVILDGAEIGEHAFIGAGSLVPPGKKIPPHSLAFGRPVKVVRKLAQKDYDEMERVRNSYVEKGHYYKHNTSLGLEL from the coding sequence ATGATACAGCCTTATAAAAATACAGAACCTCAAATTGATAAATCCGTTTTTATTGCAAACGACGCCACAGTTGTTGGTGATGTGAAAATCGATGAACAGTCAAGTATATGGTTCAAAACCGTTATTCGAGGAGATGTTGCACCAACACGAATTGGCAAACGCGTCAACATTCAGGACCTTTCTTTAATTTACCAAAGTCCCAACTTGCCGGTTACTGTTGAAGATGGTGTCACTGTTGGCCATCAGGTAACACTACATGCATGCACCATTCGCAACAACGCACTTGTTGGAATGGGATCTGTCATTCTTGATGGGGCTGAAATCGGCGAACATGCTTTTATCGGTGCAGGAAGTTTAGTACCTCCGGGTAAAAAAATCCCACCTCACTCATTGGCATTCGGCAGACCTGTGAAGGTTGTCCGTAAACTTGCACAAAAAGATTATGATGAAATGGAACGCGTACGAAATTCATACGTGGAAAAAGGGCATTACTATAAGCATAACACCAGCCTCGGATTGGAATTATAA
- a CDS encoding tetraprenyl-beta-curcumene synthase family protein, protein MLGYNIPKTSVTLMAAVYRKIFPAVNQELAFWEKRAKQIPDDELRTQALASIESKRFHCLGGAVFALLAGFRWRDAIRFIVAYQTISDYLDNLCDRSTSMDPNDFRLLHEAMVDALNPGNPMKNYYALREETSDGEYLSDLIRTCQKTVRNLEKQELIQDYLLNLEGLYGDLQVYKHVKVDERIPRLTEWFEANKGDLSQLAWYEFSAAAGSTLGIFCLVSYTLGGKMSKGLAENIFHSYFPFMQGLHILLDYYIDQEEDREEKDLNFCCFYKNQEAMKERFIYFIEQAGKEIQSLPDKNFHDMVCQGLVGLYLGDPKVNRLENGIAMKEKLLRVSGSSARFFHWNTKLYHKVKKTRG, encoded by the coding sequence GTGTTGGGCTACAACATACCGAAAACATCAGTAACATTAATGGCAGCAGTTTACCGAAAAATTTTCCCGGCAGTTAACCAGGAATTAGCCTTTTGGGAAAAACGGGCCAAACAGATTCCGGATGATGAATTACGGACACAGGCACTTGCAAGTATTGAATCGAAACGGTTTCATTGTCTGGGCGGAGCAGTTTTTGCATTGCTGGCCGGATTCAGGTGGAGAGATGCCATCCGTTTTATAGTTGCTTATCAAACAATAAGTGACTATCTGGACAACCTATGTGATCGGAGTACTTCTATGGACCCGAATGATTTTCGCCTATTGCATGAAGCGATGGTCGATGCATTGAACCCTGGAAATCCGATGAAAAATTATTATGCATTACGGGAAGAAACATCAGATGGTGAATATTTATCGGATCTTATTCGTACTTGTCAAAAGACGGTACGGAACCTGGAAAAACAAGAACTTATTCAAGATTATCTTCTAAACCTGGAAGGATTATACGGAGATCTTCAAGTATATAAACATGTCAAAGTGGACGAACGAATCCCCCGGTTAACGGAATGGTTTGAAGCAAATAAAGGGGATTTATCACAGTTGGCGTGGTATGAATTTTCTGCCGCAGCCGGTTCAACGTTGGGTATATTTTGCCTTGTGTCCTATACATTAGGTGGCAAAATGAGCAAGGGATTGGCCGAGAACATATTTCATAGCTATTTTCCTTTTATGCAGGGGTTACATATTTTACTGGATTATTATATTGATCAGGAAGAAGACAGAGAAGAGAAGGACCTGAATTTCTGCTGTTTTTATAAAAATCAGGAAGCAATGAAGGAACGGTTTATTTATTTTATCGAACAGGCAGGTAAAGAAATCCAGTCATTGCCTGATAAAAATTTTCACGACATGGTTTGCCAGGGGCTTGTTGGGTTATATTTAGGCGACCCGAAAGTCAACAGGCTTGAGAACGGGATCGCAATGAAAGAAAAGTTACTACGTGTCAGCGGAAGCAGTGCAAGGTTTTTTCACTGGAACACAAAACTTTATCATAAGGTCAAGAAAACCCGGGGATAA
- a CDS encoding class I SAM-dependent methyltransferase, whose protein sequence is MIRGIINYSHYLLGEAIHKGDTVIDATCGNGHDTVFLSKLVGETGHVFGFDIQDKAVNNTKERLSENQLTNTTIIKDSHSNFIHHISVDKLTRLGGAIFNLGYLPGSDKSIITRSESTILAIEGILSHMKQNGIVVLVVYHGHQGGEKEKEQLLRYTRLLDQKQFHVLCYGFINQKNDPPFILAIQKRN, encoded by the coding sequence ATGATCAGAGGAATTATCAATTACTCCCACTACCTGCTTGGGGAGGCTATCCATAAAGGAGATACCGTTATTGATGCAACATGCGGAAATGGACATGACACTGTTTTTCTAAGTAAACTGGTTGGTGAAACCGGTCATGTCTTCGGATTTGATATCCAGGACAAGGCTGTTAACAATACAAAAGAACGTTTATCTGAAAATCAACTGACCAATACAACAATCATCAAAGACAGTCATAGCAATTTCATTCACCATATTTCAGTTGATAAACTGACAAGGCTGGGTGGAGCGATATTTAATCTTGGCTATCTGCCCGGCAGTGACAAATCAATCATCACCAGAAGTGAGTCAACCATCCTGGCAATTGAAGGAATCCTGTCACATATGAAGCAAAACGGTATTGTTGTACTGGTTGTCTACCACGGTCACCAAGGTGGAGAAAAAGAAAAGGAGCAACTGTTAAGATACACTCGCCTGCTGGACCAGAAACAATTTCATGTACTGTGTTATGGATTCATTAACCAAAAAAATGACCCGCCATTTATATTGGCAATTCAAAAGCGTAATTGA
- the leuS gene encoding leucine--tRNA ligase: MSFNHQEIEKKWQDYWLENKTFKTDTFSEKEKVYALDMFPYPSGAGLHVGHPEGYTATDIFSRMKRMQGYEVLHPMGWDAFGLPAEQYALDTGNSPAAFTEKNIETFKRQIHELGFSYDWDREINTTDPNYYKWTQWIFTKLYENGLAYLDEVAVNWCPALGTVLANEEVIDGKSERGGHPVIRKPMKQWMLKITAYADRLLEDLDEVEWPESIKDMQRNWIGRSEGAEVTFEIDGFDKEFTAFTTRPDTLFGATYAVLAPEHPLVDLIVSSEQKDAVGTYLNEIQTKSDLERTDLAKEKTGVFTGAYAINPANNEKMPIWVADYVLMSYGSGAIMAVPAHDERDYEFATKFELSIVEVVAGGDITREAYTGDGEHVNSDFLNGLGKDEAISKMIEWLEAEGKGEKKVTYRLRDWLFARQRYWGEPIPVIHWEDGSMTTVPEDELPLELPEMDNIKPSGTGESPLANSDWVNVTDPKTGMKGRRETSTMPQWAGSCWYFLRFIDPKNSEQLADPKALKEWLPIDIYIGGAEHAVLHLLYARFWHKFLYDIGVVPTKEPFMKLFNQGMILGEGNEKMSKSKGNVVNPDDIVSTHGADTLRLYEMFMGPLDAAVAWSTNGLDGARRFLDRVWRLIIDEDGKPSEKIVENVENSSMEKVFHETVKKVTEDFENLHFNTGISQMMVFINEGYKADQIPKYYVEGFVKMLSTVAPHIAEELWNLLGHSETISYRAWPVYDQTKLVEDEVEIVLQVMGKVRAKMNVAKDISKEELEKQALENEKIQEFLEGKTVRKVIVVPGKLVNIVAN, encoded by the coding sequence TTGAGTTTCAACCATCAGGAAATAGAAAAGAAATGGCAGGATTATTGGCTGGAAAATAAAACATTTAAAACAGACACGTTTTCGGAGAAAGAAAAGGTATATGCATTGGATATGTTTCCATATCCGTCCGGTGCAGGACTGCATGTCGGACACCCGGAAGGCTATACCGCTACAGATATTTTTTCACGAATGAAGCGGATGCAGGGGTATGAAGTGCTTCATCCGATGGGCTGGGATGCATTCGGTCTTCCTGCTGAGCAATATGCACTTGATACAGGTAACAGTCCCGCAGCATTTACAGAAAAAAACATAGAAACATTTAAGCGGCAAATTCATGAACTTGGATTTTCGTATGATTGGGATCGTGAAATAAATACCACCGATCCGAACTACTATAAATGGACACAATGGATTTTCACCAAACTGTATGAAAACGGGCTGGCCTATTTGGATGAAGTAGCAGTAAACTGGTGCCCGGCGCTCGGGACAGTCCTTGCGAATGAAGAAGTTATTGACGGAAAAAGTGAGCGAGGAGGTCATCCGGTTATCCGGAAACCGATGAAACAATGGATGCTTAAAATTACTGCATACGCTGACCGGCTTCTGGAAGACCTGGATGAGGTAGAATGGCCAGAAAGCATTAAAGATATGCAACGTAATTGGATCGGCCGTTCAGAAGGTGCTGAAGTGACATTCGAGATTGATGGATTTGATAAGGAGTTCACTGCTTTCACGACTAGACCGGATACTCTGTTTGGAGCAACTTACGCTGTACTGGCACCAGAACATCCACTGGTTGATCTGATTGTTTCTTCTGAGCAGAAAGATGCGGTGGGTACTTATTTAAACGAAATCCAGACTAAGTCTGATTTGGAGCGTACTGACTTAGCCAAAGAAAAGACTGGTGTGTTTACAGGTGCATACGCAATTAACCCGGCAAATAATGAAAAAATGCCAATCTGGGTTGCGGATTATGTCCTGATGAGCTATGGAAGCGGGGCAATAATGGCAGTACCTGCGCATGATGAACGTGACTATGAGTTTGCAACAAAATTTGAACTGTCGATTGTCGAGGTTGTGGCAGGTGGAGATATTACTCGGGAAGCCTATACAGGAGATGGTGAACATGTCAACTCAGACTTCCTGAATGGCTTGGGTAAAGATGAAGCTATTTCCAAAATGATTGAGTGGCTTGAAGCGGAAGGTAAGGGCGAGAAGAAGGTTACTTACCGTTTGCGTGACTGGCTTTTTGCAAGACAGCGTTATTGGGGAGAACCGATACCTGTCATTCATTGGGAAGATGGATCTATGACTACTGTTCCAGAAGATGAGCTTCCATTGGAATTGCCCGAAATGGACAATATTAAGCCTTCCGGGACAGGAGAATCCCCCCTGGCAAACAGTGACTGGGTCAATGTAACAGATCCGAAGACCGGAATGAAAGGGCGCCGGGAAACAAGTACAATGCCACAATGGGCAGGAAGCTGCTGGTATTTTCTCCGGTTTATTGATCCAAAAAACTCTGAACAGCTTGCCGACCCTAAAGCATTAAAAGAGTGGCTGCCAATTGATATTTATATTGGCGGTGCAGAGCATGCGGTACTTCACTTGTTATACGCAAGGTTTTGGCATAAGTTTCTGTATGATATCGGCGTTGTACCGACAAAAGAGCCATTTATGAAGTTGTTTAACCAGGGTATGATCCTTGGGGAAGGCAATGAAAAAATGAGTAAGTCCAAAGGTAATGTAGTAAATCCGGACGATATTGTTTCCACACATGGAGCCGACACACTTCGATTATATGAAATGTTTATGGGACCGCTTGATGCAGCAGTTGCCTGGTCAACAAACGGTCTTGACGGAGCACGAAGATTTCTGGATCGTGTATGGCGGTTAATTATTGATGAAGATGGAAAGCCTTCTGAAAAAATAGTGGAAAATGTTGAGAATTCTTCGATGGAAAAGGTATTTCACGAAACAGTTAAAAAGGTAACGGAAGACTTTGAAAACCTTCACTTTAATACAGGAATATCACAAATGATGGTATTTATTAATGAAGGGTATAAAGCTGATCAGATTCCGAAGTATTATGTTGAAGGATTTGTGAAAATGCTTTCGACTGTCGCACCACATATTGCAGAAGAATTATGGAACCTCCTTGGACATTCCGAAACTATCAGCTATAGGGCGTGGCCTGTTTATGACCAAACGAAACTGGTTGAAGATGAGGTTGAAATTGTACTTCAGGTAATGGGAAAAGTCCGGGCCAAAATGAATGTGGCAAAAGACATATCAAAAGAAGAACTGGAAAAGCAAGCTCTGGAGAATGAGAAAATACAGGAGTTTCTGGAAGGTAAAACAGTCAGGAAAGTAATTGTTGTACCGGGTAAATTAGTTAATATAGTTGCAAATTAA
- a CDS encoding rhodanese-like domain-containing protein, whose protein sequence is MEHINTVTPEEVEQLIEEDKDIVIVDVREDEEVAQGMIEDAKHIPLDKIPHSTNEMDKDKHYIFVCRSGRRSMMAASFMDERGFKVSSMEGGMQDWDGEVIV, encoded by the coding sequence GTGGAGCATATAAATACAGTAACACCAGAAGAGGTAGAACAATTAATAGAAGAGGATAAGGATATTGTAATCGTGGATGTAAGGGAAGATGAGGAAGTTGCCCAAGGGATGATAGAAGATGCAAAGCATATTCCTCTTGATAAGATTCCACATTCAACAAATGAAATGGATAAAGATAAACACTATATTTTTGTATGCCGCTCGGGAAGAAGAAGTATGATGGCAGCATCATTTATGGATGAACGTGGCTTTAAAGTGTCCAGTATGGAAGGCGGAATGCAGGATTGGGATGGAGAAGTAATTGTATAA